From the genome of Mastacembelus armatus chromosome 12, fMasArm1.2, whole genome shotgun sequence:
CAGCTAATGTAGACTTGCTGTCACCCACTGCTCtagttttttttacatactTTCAATATAGAATCGTAATTTACTGTATGATAATTTTTATATATcacattttagatgttttttattcataaagAATGCTTTTCAAGTGATTTAATGTGACTGCTGATAAcatgagataagataaactttattaattcaAAGGTCATGTTTGTTTACCAGTTTGTATATAGCTTGTAAATGAAGGTTCAGAGTTAAAATATTTGCTGCATACCACAACCTAATGGTCCCTCCTTTCATTCATCCCAGTATTCAGATTTTCAGTATAAAAGAGTAGTCAAGTAGTCAATACCACAAGAGTTTGGAGCTCATAATTTTATGTATCATCTTTTTAACTCTGCTAGTAGAGCTACATGCACAATTGACCTTATGTCAGTTATACAGATGTCAGATTATTTGTAGTTACTTGTACAGGTTACTTTATCAttaattttgtcatttcctACAGTTTTGTTGCTTTCCTCCCTGTCCTTTCTCTGCCACTTTCTGTAGGTAACCCTAGCCCCAGAACTGTGCTAACATACAGTTTGCTCTTCAAATTGTTAGTAAAGGAGTAGAAAGATATAGTGACCTTTAGATCGGACCACTTCTTAAGTTCTGCCAGTGACATAGtaatgacagcagcaacaacatgTTGCCACCACCAAATAACGTTGTTTTTCACCTGCACCTCCCCTACAAGtgtctctgtctcactgtctgaGAAGTTACgtttgtttattcttttcacacctaacaaaagcacagctgcATGCCAGGCTCTTTAATATGTGGATCTACATAGCAAATTTGCTATGGGGGCATGTACCCTTGATGATGATAATCAACAAGTGAAAGTAGATGGTGTTTTCTTACCAAGGGGCAATATATTGCATAATTTTATTAATATGACTTTATTGAATATTCCATACACAGATGTTCATAATACATGGTAGCCTAAATAAAACCTGCTTAAACAAAACAATCCTATGGTGGAAAAGACATTGCATGAAGAGACTTAACAATATTCACCAATAACCCAAAACAGCCTATAAACAAATGTTCAAACCAATGTATATAATTTACAAATCTCTACAACTTAGTTGATGTTAAAAGCATCAACCTTCTAGTGAATATGTTATATGGAATGAAACCTTTGTCAAtggcctgaaaaaaaaatcattaaacaggattatttattctttaagtttgttttgtgaGATGCGAGGTATGTTCCAAAAACAGCTGAGTTCAATAATTAATAGAGTTTCTTTTAAAATTGATACAATATCTTATTCATCATACATTCCATTATTTAATGATAGTGTCTTTCAACAATTACATACTAATAACCTGAACAACAATATTCAATTGTCAACAAAATACCAGTACAGAAACCTGGGTTCAGTTTTGAGTTCTGGTGACAGTACCTCTGGCTTGGTTGTGCATTCCAACAACTTCCATTGTAATGAGTGGGAAGGATGTGAGGTATCATCTCACGTTTTGCTAGAAAATAGTAATTCCTACTAGTCAGGGTGCCTGTACAGAGGGGTGTGGCATGCCTGTGTGGCTCCCAGTGAACAGCCTTGCTGGCAAGTGAAATGAAACAGCTAGTTACACCATGGGTATCACAGAAGGCAAAATTTCTATCAACAAGGCAACCTCCAAATTACTTGTGAATAAGAATTTTTTGTTGCAAAGCAAGAATATGAATTCTGCTGGAAGGCAACACTGCATAAACACGATAAGTAAAAGATTGCACTGCATTAACTGTGCTTAGTTATTGACACAGGAGTTTAGGAGGTACAAACATGAGACACACTTAACATTCAAATGTGTCACAATTATCTAAGAAACTCATAAAAACATTCACTCACAGTTCTGCAAAATCGCTGCCTTCACATCATGCTGCTTATTGACTTTTTGATAAGCAAGCACAGCTACTGTCCTTCATACAGCAACATATTTATGTGTCTGACAAGTGGGCTACTAATTCATCAGTCTGTGGAGGGTCATTGTCACCTAGCAATTCTGTTTCGGGTACTAACATGTTcctgttttgttcttgttcttcctGGAACACCCTGTTAGCCATGTCCTCATCATTGGTCTTGGAGTCCTCATTTAGTAAAGCTGCGTGCTCTGTGGGAGAAGTATTGGAAGGAGCAGTGGTGACATAGCCCGTAGATGTGGATCCACTGCCACTATGTTGAGAACCAGCTTTGGCTACCATTTGTGGAGGGTGGTGCATTTGCTGGTGGGCCATGGCTATGGGTATTTGCATGGGGTAAAAGTTTTGCAGGTATGGGTAAGCTGACATAGGGTGATATCCATTGACAGAGATATAGAGCTGAGGGGGCACCACTGGCCGATGCATTTGACCCTTTGCAGGTATGAACTGAGGCTGATGGAATGGTGAGCTCTTCTTAGGGCTGGTGTAGCGGGATGCGGTTGCTGTGCCCATGCTGATATTGCTAATAGGGCTGGTGCTGAGAGAGCTGGTCTGGGTAGTGTTGCTGGTACCAGGAGTCTGAGCAGAGCTATTATAGTTGGACAGGTTCTCCCAGGAGCGCAGGCGTGTGTGGATGTCCTTGAAGCGAGGTCTTCTTGCTGGGAATTCACTCCAACACTCTAGAATAAGGGTGTAAATCCAGGCTGGGCAGTCATCTGGACAAGACAGTAGCTGGTGGCCACGTACCATCTCAATGACATCCTGGTTGGAGTATCCACAATACGGCTGCAGACCATAACTGAAAGTCTCCCATAGCAACACACCATAAGACCAGATATCAGAGTCAGTGGAGAACTTGCCATACATAATAGCTTCTGGGGACATCCAACGAATGGGGAAAGGGCTTGTGCCCATGAGATTGTAGTAATCAGCAGAGTAGACATCTCTGAACAGGCCCAGATCCAGGATCTTGATGCTGAGTTTGTCAAAGACTAGAATATTTCGGGCAGCAAGGTCTTTATGGATTATTTGTTGGCCAGATAGGTACTCCATTCCAGCAGCAATCTGGGTGATAACATGTAGGAAATCAGCCTGTTCGAGTGTGGATTTTACTGTCTTGTCATCGTCGGAACTGCCAACATCTGAATTGGGAGAGCGCATCACCAAATACTCATGTAGGTCACCAAGGCTAGAGTAGGTGAATATCATACTCATTGGCTGGTCTTTGGTAACAACACCTagcaaacaaacaatattttggTGCTGCAGGTGAAAGCGGAGCATGGCTTCATGGCGAAATTCCTCACAGAGAGTGGAATCAACCTTGTCTTTTAATGTCTTTATGGCTACAACCTGGGTTTGCTCAGCAGTTGTAGTGCCATACAGGTGGCCCTTGTAAACCTTGCCAAACCGATCCTCTCCAAGTTCCTCCATAAACCGTACTGCTGACATGTTAAGCTCCCGAGGTTTGGCCAGCAGCTACAAagcaataaatacaaatatatgtcATCAAAATATATGTCAAAGAATAAAACGAAATGTAGTACTTAAGCACAGCAATGCAACAGTTGTTCATTCAGGTGTTTTTATTACTGGGTGTCAAACTACAACTGCATTTAAAAGCAAAAGCATTTGCATTGGTGGGCGTGTGTTGCTTCAGGAACTAATAAGATGATGAATAAAGATCCACAGATTAGAGTTTGAGAAATACATGCAGGAACTAAACTCTAGTTTAGTACATGCAGTGTACTAAACTAGAGAAACCTGTAGTTTAGAATGGAGTTTTACAACCCTGGCATTATTTCATAATCATGCAGTCGTCTCTTACAGAAGGGCTCTAAATTTAAATCTATGCGATAAGTTTTTGCATAGTTACTGATTTTACTATATGTTTCTCTGGGTTAAAATGAATTGTGGTGCTGCATTTATTAATACACTGCTAATTTCAATATGAACAGCCATAAATCCAAAATAATTTAAGTGAAATACCCTTAGATCAATTAGCTTTTGTACTGTGTGTATTACCTGGTGTTTTTGTTGATTAGGGAGAGACAGCTCCATATCCTGGATGGGTGAGCTGCTGAGCTGGCAGCCAGGTGGTGTGTCAGTTGAAGCCTTTTGCTTATTGCGGCATATACAGACCAAAAAAAAGAGGCACGCGATAACCAATGGGATGGCAATAGCAGGGATTAGAATGAACAGGATCTCCTTCCTGGGGCTCTCTGGAGGCTCTGGAATTAGTAAAACAATTAGTAGTAAAATTATTGGAGTGATTTATAACGTGTTCATTGTACATTTACAGTGTTCATTTGAactctcttcaggtgaaaggcaggggtacccCTTGACATGGTTGCCAGTCCATTGCAGATCACAATTTAATGCTCCACAAAGTTTTTGAAGATAGGCTACTCtctaaaagacaaatgaaaggaCTTCAACTGAGGTATTGTGTAATAATTGAGTGCAATATCAGTCTAGTCTAATcaatcagaaaataaaagaaacctAAGGAGGAGCCAGAGTTTAATTTTTAACACAGTATGAAGTTTATACATAACCAACCATTAACAgtaaatgctgctgcttttgttatATGATAGTAGAAAGCTTAAAAGGCATTGTTACTTGTCTTAAAATTAAAGTGCTGTTAATGGGTCATATGTTTTGCACCATGGAAAGTAGCTGATATGTCAGCCCTGATTCATTGTGATCTACTGATTCTTACATGTATGTTGTTGCTATTTGACTGGCTTATGGAACTTATACAAAACATTCCACTCACTTTGGTATGAAGAGATACAGGTACATCTCCCTATGGGCATAAACCAAATCTTAACCACTGCTGTTTATGATACACCATTACTGCCTTGTGCAATTAAAGATTCTACATTCCATCAAACATACATATTCAGGTATGCCCCTATTACACTGCACTGGTAACTAAGATACAGTAGCTACTGATTAttactttaacttttttttttttcaataaccATTGCACTAGTGATTTACTTAGCTTAAGCTATCATTTGTACATCTCCATTTGTAAATAGCGTTCATAGTTTCCACTTAGACTGTACATACATAGCACATATTCCCCTGTACATTATAATATGTCTATACATTATAATCCATCTGTATATTATGTTCATAGTACATCCATTTTATATTATGGTCGTAGCACTGCCTTactgcacatactgta
Proteins encoded in this window:
- the ror2 gene encoding tyrosine-protein kinase transmembrane receptor ROR2 isoform X2; this encodes MKRGSFIRDTLLRTLEVKTETMCPLQKCLLWMIFLFPHPTCNGNPGLSVDTDILAEAQSGAAPTADGYFLEFQEPVNNITHFQGQTATLHCKVAGNPRPSIRWLKNDAPVVQELGRITIRKTEAGSKLRIQDLDTTDTGYYQCVASNSFKVISATGVLYVKLGQMPTHGPDELPHEKGFCQPYRGIACARFIGNQSIYVESLQMQGESENRITAAFTMIGTSTHLSDQCSKFAIPSFCYYVFPLCDEGSRGPRRRQLCRDECEALENDLCHTEYTIARSNPMILMQLELPNCHLLPRPGTPDAASCMRIGVPPEKLGPYHSCYNGSGADYSGTVSITKSGHRCQSWSIQHPHTHHLSQEYPELLRSQNFCRNPGGQMQAPWCFTLDPQVRVGLCDIQPCKPPESPRKEILFILIPAIAIPLVIACLFFLVCICRNKQKASTDTPPGCQLSSSPIQDMELSLPNQQKHQLLAKPRELNMSAVRFMEELGEDRFGKVYKGHLYGTTTAEQTQVVAIKTLKDKVDSTLCEEFRHEAMLRFHLQHQNIVCLLGVVTKDQPMSMIFTYSSLGDLHEYLVMRSPNSDVGSSDDDKTVKSTLEQADFLHVITQIAAGMEYLSGQQIIHKDLAARNILVFDKLSIKILDLGLFRDVYSADYYNLMGTSPFPIRWMSPEAIMYGKFSTDSDIWSYGVLLWETFSYGLQPYCGYSNQDVIEMVRGHQLLSCPDDCPAWIYTLILECWSEFPARRPRFKDIHTRLRSWENLSNYNSSAQTPGTSNTTQTSSLSTSPISNISMGTATASRYTSPKKSSPFHQPQFIPAKGQMHRPVVPPQLYISVNGYHPMSAYPYLQNFYPMQIPIAMAHQQMHHPPQMVAKAGSQHSGSGSTSTGYVTTAPSNTSPTEHAALLNEDSKTNDEDMANRVFQEEQEQNRNMLVPETELLGDNDPPQTDELVAHLSDT
- the ror2 gene encoding tyrosine-protein kinase transmembrane receptor ROR2 isoform X1; amino-acid sequence: MKRGSFIRDTLLRTLEVKTETMCPLQKCLLWMIFLFPHPTCNGNPGLSVDTDILAEAQSGAAPTADGYFLEFQEPVNNITHFQGQTATLHCKVAGNPRPSIRWLKNDAPVVQELGRITIRKTEAGSKLRIQDLDTTDTGYYQCVASNSFKVISATGVLYVKLGQMPTHGPDELPHEKGFCQPYRGIACARFIGNQSIYVESLQMQGESENRITAAFTMIGTSTHLSDQCSKFAIPSFCYYVFPLCDEGSRGPRRRQLCRDECEALENDLCHTEYTIARSNPMILMQLELPNCHLLPRPGTPDAASCMRIGVPPEKLGPYSPSDHSCYNGSGADYSGTVSITKSGHRCQSWSIQHPHTHHLSQEYPELLRSQNFCRNPGGQMQAPWCFTLDPQVRVGLCDIQPCKPPESPRKEILFILIPAIAIPLVIACLFFLVCICRNKQKASTDTPPGCQLSSSPIQDMELSLPNQQKHQLLAKPRELNMSAVRFMEELGEDRFGKVYKGHLYGTTTAEQTQVVAIKTLKDKVDSTLCEEFRHEAMLRFHLQHQNIVCLLGVVTKDQPMSMIFTYSSLGDLHEYLVMRSPNSDVGSSDDDKTVKSTLEQADFLHVITQIAAGMEYLSGQQIIHKDLAARNILVFDKLSIKILDLGLFRDVYSADYYNLMGTSPFPIRWMSPEAIMYGKFSTDSDIWSYGVLLWETFSYGLQPYCGYSNQDVIEMVRGHQLLSCPDDCPAWIYTLILECWSEFPARRPRFKDIHTRLRSWENLSNYNSSAQTPGTSNTTQTSSLSTSPISNISMGTATASRYTSPKKSSPFHQPQFIPAKGQMHRPVVPPQLYISVNGYHPMSAYPYLQNFYPMQIPIAMAHQQMHHPPQMVAKAGSQHSGSGSTSTGYVTTAPSNTSPTEHAALLNEDSKTNDEDMANRVFQEEQEQNRNMLVPETELLGDNDPPQTDELVAHLSDT